The Shewanella japonica genome has a window encoding:
- a CDS encoding CmpA/NrtA family ABC transporter substrate-binding protein has protein sequence MNWKKALKQTLLVMSFSAVLPAMAEVGFPEKEELTFGFIKLTDMAPIAIAYENGYFEEEGLYVTIEAQANWKVLLDGVIDGRLDGAHMLAGQPIAATIGYGTKAHIITPFSMDLNGNAITVSNDIWKKMKPNIAKNSDGKPVHPIKADALKPVVEEYTEAGKPFKMGMVFPVSTHNYELRYWLAAGGIHPGYYAPHKGDTSGQLDAQAFLSVTPPPQMPSTLEAGTIYGYCVGEPWNQQAVFKGIGVPVVTDYEIWKDNPEKVFGITAEFAEKYPNTTIRLTRALIKAAKWLDDNNNANRPAAVKILSQSNYVGADYDVIANSMTGTFEYEKGDKRAVPDFNVFFRYNATYPYYSDAIWYLTQMRRWGQISEDKPDDWYKDVAAKVYRPDIYAKAAQSLIDDKTIDAKHFPDFATETGFKKPQQHFIDDIVYDGSAPNAYINKFSIGLKQGDKL, from the coding sequence ATGAATTGGAAAAAAGCACTTAAACAGACATTACTGGTGATGTCTTTTTCTGCCGTATTGCCAGCCATGGCTGAGGTCGGATTTCCAGAAAAGGAAGAACTGACTTTTGGTTTTATTAAATTAACTGATATGGCGCCCATCGCTATCGCTTATGAGAATGGTTACTTTGAAGAAGAAGGCCTATACGTCACGATTGAAGCCCAAGCTAACTGGAAGGTGTTATTAGACGGTGTTATTGATGGTCGCTTAGATGGCGCACATATGCTGGCAGGGCAGCCAATAGCTGCCACTATTGGTTATGGTACTAAAGCGCATATTATTACGCCTTTTTCGATGGATTTAAACGGTAATGCCATTACGGTATCCAATGATATTTGGAAAAAAATGAAACCTAACATCGCTAAAAATAGCGATGGCAAACCTGTTCATCCAATTAAAGCTGATGCGCTGAAACCTGTTGTCGAGGAATACACTGAAGCTGGTAAACCGTTCAAAATGGGCATGGTATTTCCTGTATCAACCCATAACTACGAACTACGTTATTGGTTAGCTGCTGGCGGTATTCACCCAGGATACTATGCGCCTCATAAAGGTGACACTTCGGGTCAATTAGATGCGCAAGCATTTCTTTCTGTAACCCCTCCGCCACAAATGCCATCAACGCTTGAAGCTGGCACTATTTATGGATACTGCGTGGGTGAACCATGGAATCAACAAGCCGTATTTAAAGGCATTGGAGTGCCGGTTGTTACCGACTATGAAATTTGGAAAGACAACCCAGAGAAGGTTTTTGGGATCACGGCTGAATTTGCTGAAAAATATCCTAACACGACGATTCGTTTAACTCGTGCCCTGATTAAGGCGGCTAAGTGGTTAGATGATAATAACAATGCCAATCGTCCAGCAGCTGTAAAAATCTTATCGCAATCTAATTATGTTGGTGCTGATTACGATGTCATTGCTAATAGTATGACCGGCACATTTGAATATGAAAAAGGCGATAAACGAGCGGTTCCAGACTTCAATGTGTTCTTCCGTTATAACGCAACTTACCCATATTACTCAGATGCGATTTGGTATTTAACGCAAATGCGTCGCTGGGGACAGATCTCTGAAGATAAACCTGATGATTGGTACAAAGATGTTGCTGCGAAAGTTTATCGCCCAGATATCTATGCTAAAGCTGCTCAATCCTTAATTGATGACAAAACCATTGATGCAAAACATTTCCCAGACTTTGCAACTGAAACTGGCTTTAAAAAACCTCAGCAGCACTTTATTGACGATATCGTGTATGACGGGAGCGCGCCTAATGCTTACATCAATAAGTTCAGCATTGGTCTAAAACAAGGCGATAAGCTGTAA